The region TGAAATGTTAGAAAGGGACGAGGTATATGAGAAAATTAAAAAGAGTATTTGGGTTGATTTCATTAGTGGCTATTGTAGTTTCAAGTATGACGGGGTGTGGAAACAAAGGAAAAACAACATCGGGGGATAGTTCTAGTGCAGAAACCATCAAAATAGCTGTAGCAGGACCAATGACTGGCGATAATGCAGAATATGGTATAGGATTTACCAATGCAGCAAAGATGATGGCAGATGAATGGAATAAAAAAGGCGGAGTATTAGGAAAACAGATTAAAATCGTACAGTACGATGATAAAAATTCCTCAGAAGAAGCAGCAACCATTGCTCAAAAGATCGTCAGTGAGGGTGATATTGCAGGTGTTATCGGACATTTCTCTTCTGGTGTATGTTTAACAGCAGCACCAATTTATCAAGAGAATAAATTGGTTGAGATCTCTCCTTCCGCATCTCATCCAGACTATAGTTTAGTGGGTGATTACATATTTAGAAATAATACGGTTATCAGCGCCGAGGCAGCAGCAAGTATTGATATCGCAGTGAATGACCTTGGAAAGAAGAAAATTGGTATTATTTCTATTAAGACAGACTGGGGAACAAACACGTCAAAGATTATCAAAGAGTTAGTTGAAAAACTTGGTATAGATGGTGTTTCTATCGTAGCACATGAAGAAGTAGTAGAAGGGTCTGATGACTATAGCCCAGCAATCACAAAATTAAATCAGGCAGGAGCCGATGTAGTAATCTGCGCTGGTATGTACAATCTTGTAGCTCCTGTTGCAAAGCAATATAAGCAGATTAATCCTGATATTAAGGTAGTTGGTTTCTCTAATTCATATAGCCAACAATTAATCGAACTTGGCGGCTTAGCAATAGAAGGTGTATGTTTCCCAGTTATCTTCTTCTCTGAATCTAAGGATGAAAAGATAAAAAACTATGTTAGTGCTTTTGAAAAAGAATTTGGTAACAAACCAAGTGCTTTAACTTCACAAGCTTATGACTCCGTTGGTATGTTATTATCTGCAATTGAAAAAGCAGGTTCCACAGATAAAGAAGCTGTTCGAAATGCATTAGCAGAGGTAGATTATGAAGGTGTAACAGGTCAGACGAAGTTTGATGAAAATGGTAATGTAAATAAGCAATTTGTTAAAGTAACAATTCAAGGTGGAAAATTTGTAAAGATGAACTAGGCTAGATAGACAAGAAAGGGGGGCTGGCAAAAAGGAATAGTTTGTTATATACCTATGGTTTTGCTAAGCCCCATAAAGGTGAATAAATGATTGGACAACAGATATTTAATGGCCTAACGCTTGGAATGTGTTATGCACTGCTCGCAGTTGGTTATTCCTTAGTATTTGGCATATTGCGTCTGGTAAACTTTTCTCACGGTTCCATATATGCCTTTGGTGCTCACACGGCTCTTTTGCTTGTCAGTATGAATTTAGGAATAGTTCCAGCAGTTTTACTTAGTTTGGTATTCACCGGATTATTAGGCGTATTAATTGATAAAACTGCGCTCGAACCTTTGCGTAAAAAGAATTCAATTCCAATAGCGTCCCTTATCACAACAATTGGTATTTCTAATATAATTCAGAATTTATTAACTGTTTTTTTTGGTAGTGAGAAAAAAGCTTTCCCAGCACTTTTTAATTTCGGTGTTATTTCTATCGGAAATATTCAAATTACATGGACACAGATTTGCATCTGCATCGTATCCTTAGGACTGATGTTACTTCTTGTTCTTGTAGTAAAGAAGACTAAGATTGGGCTTGCGATGCGTGGCTGTGAGCAAAATCCAAAAGCAGCTAATCTTATGGGTGTTAATGTTAATTTTGTAATTTCATTTACTTTCTTTCTCGGTGGAGTTTCTGCAGCGATAGCAGGGGCCTTAATCAGTGGGTATTACCAGATTGTATATCCTAACATGGGATATATGGCAGGATTAAAAGCGTTTGCAGCAGCAGTACTTGGTGGTATCGGTAGCATTCCGGGAGCATTAGTTGGTGGTTTGTTAGTAGGTGTATCTGAGAGTATGGCAGCAACTTTCCTTGGTTCTACCTATAGAGACTGTATGGCGTTTGTTATTTTAATTATTGTGCTAATTGTAAGACCTAACGGCTTATTTGGCAAGAAAGGTATAACAAAGGTATAAGGGCATGAATGGAAAAGAACGCAAAGAAAACAAAAGTCAGTCAGTAAAGAAAAATTTTGTTTATTACATAGAATATAATGTGAATCTTTATAAAGTTCCGCTTGCTATCCTTTGTGGAGTATTACTCTTAGTGTTTCCAAAGATAATCTCGGACCGTTATATTTTAACGATTTCTGTAAAAATTGGTATCTATATCATGTTGGCGCTAGGCCTTAATATCTTGGTTGGATACACAGGATTAGTATCCTTAGGACATGCAGGTTTCGTAGCAATTGGAGCCTATACAGCATCACTTTTGGCAACCAAATTAGGATTTGGATTTTTCCTATCCATCCTCGTTGGTATGGTAGTAGCAGCATTAGCGGGACTTTTGCTTGGATTACCAACGTTACGATTATCAGGAACGTATCTTTCCATTGTAACACTGGGGTTTGGTGAAATTGTTAAAACCATTGCAATGAACTGGGATTCAGTAACGAATGGTACTCTTGGTGTTAAGAATATCCCTAGTCCCAAGCTTTTCGGGATTAAGTTAACCATTGCAAATCACGGACTTTATTATTTAATGTTAGCAATGCTACTCATCGTTACAGTATTTTGCTATTTAGTTTATAAATCACGTACTGGTAGAGCATTCTTAGCAATCAAAACGGATGAAATGGCCGGTACTATGATGGGGATTAACGTTACCTATTATAAGGTATTAGCATTTGTGTTATCCGCTGTGATTAGTGCTGTAGCAGGTGCTTTATATGCAACATTAATTGGATATATTGATCCGAATACATTTACATTTGATGTTTCAACCTTAATTTTAAGTATTGTGATCTTAGGTGGTATGGGGACGATACGAGGCATGTTTGTAGGTGCTTTGATATTAATCTCTTTTCCTGAAGTATCAAGATCTTTAATGGATTACCGTTTCGTAGTATATGGACTTATTTTGATTCTTATGATGAGGTTCCGCCCACAAGGTCTACTAGGCTGGCGATCGCAGATTCCATATAGATTATCTAAGAATGTAAAGAAGCAGCTAGAAATAGATGCGAATCAATATCAGGAAAGTAGCAGTCTATAGGTGGAAGGAGGGAAGAAAACATTATGGCTTATTTACAAGTGAATGGCATTACAAAGAGATTTGGAGGTATTGTCGCCGTTGATAAGGTCAGCTTTGAAGTTAACGAAGGAGAAATTGTTAGTATTATCGGACCAAATGGTGCTGGAAAAACAACAATATTCAATATGTTAACTGGTGTCTATACCATAGATGAGGGTGAGATTATATTCGATGGCTGCGCAATCCATAATCATAAACCTCAGGAAGTTGTGAAAGCTGGTATTTCGAGAACTTTCCAAAACATCCGCTTATTCCAGGACCTTCGAGTAGTTGAGAATGTATTAGTTGGCACTCACATTAAGACAAAATATAGTTTTCTTGATTCTGTGTTACGTACGAGAAGATTTCGTGGAGAGGAAGATGAGAAAGTACTGACTGCAATTCGAATTCTTAAGTCCATAGGGCTAGATGATCGCAGGGATGATTATGCGCAGAATCTTCCTTACGGAGACCAAAGAAAATTAGAAATCGCAAGAGCAATAGCAACTGGAGCGAAGGTACTTTTGTTAGACGAACCGGCAGCAGGTATGAATCCACAAGAATCTGCGGAACTTCTTCAGTTTATCAGAAGCTTGCAAAAACAGGGTTATACCATTATTTTAATTGAGCATGATATGAGCGTAGTTATGAATATATCGGACCGTATTTATGTTATTGACCACGGAAAACCAATTGCACATGGTTTACCAAAGGAAATTGCTAATAATGAAAAGGTAATTGAAGCTTACTTAGGAGGTGTTAGTACCGGTGCTTAAAGTAGAAAAGTTACATACCTATTATGGAAATATACACGCTCTTAAGGGGATAGACCTTGAGGTAAACAAGGGAGAAATCGTTTCTCTGATTGGTAGTAACGGTGCTGGAAAGTCAACCTTACTAAGCACTATTACAGGCATCGCAAAGGCACAAAGCGGTACCATTACCTTTA is a window of Lachnoclostridium phytofermentans ISDg DNA encoding:
- a CDS encoding ABC transporter substrate-binding protein, producing the protein MRKLKRVFGLISLVAIVVSSMTGCGNKGKTTSGDSSSAETIKIAVAGPMTGDNAEYGIGFTNAAKMMADEWNKKGGVLGKQIKIVQYDDKNSSEEAATIAQKIVSEGDIAGVIGHFSSGVCLTAAPIYQENKLVEISPSASHPDYSLVGDYIFRNNTVISAEAAASIDIAVNDLGKKKIGIISIKTDWGTNTSKIIKELVEKLGIDGVSIVAHEEVVEGSDDYSPAITKLNQAGADVVICAGMYNLVAPVAKQYKQINPDIKVVGFSNSYSQQLIELGGLAIEGVCFPVIFFSESKDEKIKNYVSAFEKEFGNKPSALTSQAYDSVGMLLSAIEKAGSTDKEAVRNALAEVDYEGVTGQTKFDENGNVNKQFVKVTIQGGKFVKMN
- a CDS encoding branched-chain amino acid ABC transporter permease is translated as MIGQQIFNGLTLGMCYALLAVGYSLVFGILRLVNFSHGSIYAFGAHTALLLVSMNLGIVPAVLLSLVFTGLLGVLIDKTALEPLRKKNSIPIASLITTIGISNIIQNLLTVFFGSEKKAFPALFNFGVISIGNIQITWTQICICIVSLGLMLLLVLVVKKTKIGLAMRGCEQNPKAANLMGVNVNFVISFTFFLGGVSAAIAGALISGYYQIVYPNMGYMAGLKAFAAAVLGGIGSIPGALVGGLLVGVSESMAATFLGSTYRDCMAFVILIIVLIVRPNGLFGKKGITKV
- a CDS encoding branched-chain amino acid ABC transporter permease, which gives rise to MNGKERKENKSQSVKKNFVYYIEYNVNLYKVPLAILCGVLLLVFPKIISDRYILTISVKIGIYIMLALGLNILVGYTGLVSLGHAGFVAIGAYTASLLATKLGFGFFLSILVGMVVAALAGLLLGLPTLRLSGTYLSIVTLGFGEIVKTIAMNWDSVTNGTLGVKNIPSPKLFGIKLTIANHGLYYLMLAMLLIVTVFCYLVYKSRTGRAFLAIKTDEMAGTMMGINVTYYKVLAFVLSAVISAVAGALYATLIGYIDPNTFTFDVSTLILSIVILGGMGTIRGMFVGALILISFPEVSRSLMDYRFVVYGLILILMMRFRPQGLLGWRSQIPYRLSKNVKKQLEIDANQYQESSSL
- a CDS encoding ABC transporter ATP-binding protein gives rise to the protein MAYLQVNGITKRFGGIVAVDKVSFEVNEGEIVSIIGPNGAGKTTIFNMLTGVYTIDEGEIIFDGCAIHNHKPQEVVKAGISRTFQNIRLFQDLRVVENVLVGTHIKTKYSFLDSVLRTRRFRGEEDEKVLTAIRILKSIGLDDRRDDYAQNLPYGDQRKLEIARAIATGAKVLLLDEPAAGMNPQESAELLQFIRSLQKQGYTIILIEHDMSVVMNISDRIYVIDHGKPIAHGLPKEIANNEKVIEAYLGGVSTGA